The following are from one region of the Verrucomicrobiia bacterium genome:
- the glmS gene encoding glutamine--fructose-6-phosphate transaminase (isomerizing), whose translation MCGIVGYIGKKNAAPLLIEGLRRLEYRGYDSAGVCTLADEILELRKSAGRVDKLAEQLRARPLRGSVGISHTRWATHGAPTDANAHPHLDESGRIAIVHNGVVENYDRLKQRLIAAGHTFHSQTDTEVLAHLIGEHYAKLKGQPAENGHPLTQAVLNALKEVIGTYGIAVICQDFPGVMVGARRGSPLIVGVGNGENFLASDASAIVAHTRQVIYLNDYDVVTLTPEGYSHASLGTDTPALQVSQIEFDADAVEKGGFAHFMLKEIFEQPRSIENALRGRIDYEEAMPKFGGLNMTPAELRAVDRIVITACGTSWHAGIVGEYLMEEFAQIPTEVEYSSEFRYRNAPLDKHTLVLTITQSGETADTLASLREARRRGHKVLSICNVVGSTIAREADGGIYLHAGPEIGVASTKAFTSQVSVLTLLALLMGRIRTLSHARAAAVIKALEAVPGQIQQILQQNDAIQRIAQKYARAEDFLFLGRGYCYPVALEGALKLKEISYIHAEGYPAAEMKHGPIALIDEKTPTVFLVPRDSLYDKTFSNVEEIKARKGPVIAIATEGDDQIRRKADDVIYLPATLESIFPLLATIPLQLLAYHTAVARGCDVDKPRNLAKSVTVE comes from the coding sequence ATGTGCGGCATCGTAGGCTACATCGGGAAAAAAAACGCGGCGCCCCTGCTGATTGAGGGTTTGCGCCGGCTTGAATACCGCGGCTACGACTCGGCCGGCGTCTGCACCCTGGCCGACGAGATCCTGGAACTGCGCAAATCCGCGGGCCGGGTGGACAAGCTGGCGGAACAGCTCCGGGCCAGGCCGCTGCGCGGTTCGGTGGGCATCAGTCACACGCGCTGGGCCACGCACGGCGCCCCCACCGACGCAAACGCGCATCCGCATCTGGACGAATCCGGCCGGATTGCCATCGTGCACAACGGCGTGGTGGAGAACTACGACCGCCTCAAGCAGCGCCTGATTGCAGCGGGCCATACCTTTCACTCGCAGACCGACACCGAGGTGCTCGCGCACCTGATTGGCGAGCATTACGCCAAACTCAAAGGCCAGCCCGCGGAAAATGGTCACCCGCTGACGCAGGCCGTGCTCAATGCGCTCAAGGAGGTCATCGGCACCTACGGCATCGCCGTGATTTGTCAGGATTTTCCTGGCGTCATGGTGGGGGCGCGGCGCGGCTCGCCACTGATAGTCGGTGTCGGCAATGGAGAAAACTTCCTCGCCAGCGACGCCAGCGCCATCGTCGCGCACACCCGGCAGGTCATCTACCTGAATGACTACGACGTGGTGACGTTGACGCCGGAGGGCTATTCGCATGCGAGCCTCGGCACGGACACGCCGGCGTTGCAGGTGAGCCAGATTGAGTTCGATGCGGACGCGGTGGAGAAGGGTGGGTTCGCGCACTTCATGCTCAAGGAGATTTTCGAGCAGCCGCGTTCGATTGAAAACGCGCTGCGGGGCCGCATTGATTACGAAGAGGCGATGCCCAAGTTTGGCGGCTTGAACATGACGCCGGCCGAATTGCGCGCGGTGGACCGTATCGTCATCACCGCCTGCGGCACCAGCTGGCACGCCGGCATCGTTGGTGAATACTTGATGGAGGAATTCGCGCAAATCCCGACCGAGGTCGAATACAGCAGCGAATTCCGCTACCGCAATGCGCCGCTCGACAAGCACACGCTGGTGCTGACCATCACGCAAAGCGGCGAAACCGCCGACACGCTCGCCAGCCTGCGCGAAGCCCGGCGGCGCGGCCACAAGGTGCTCTCGATCTGCAACGTCGTCGGCAGCACCATCGCCCGCGAAGCCGACGGCGGCATTTACCTGCACGCCGGACCGGAGATCGGCGTGGCCTCGACGAAGGCATTCACGTCCCAGGTGTCCGTGCTCACCTTGCTGGCGCTCCTCATGGGACGGATTCGCACCTTGTCCCACGCCCGGGCCGCCGCCGTCATCAAGGCGCTCGAGGCCGTGCCCGGACAGATCCAGCAGATTTTGCAGCAGAACGACGCCATCCAGCGCATCGCCCAAAAATACGCCCGGGCGGAGGATTTTTTGTTTTTGGGCCGCGGCTACTGTTATCCTGTCGCCCTCGAAGGCGCGCTGAAGCTGAAGGAGATTTCCTACATTCACGCCGAGGGTTATCCGGCCGCCGAAATGAAGCACGGACCAATCGCGCTGATTGACGAAAAGACGCCGACGGTCTTCCTGGTGCCGCGCGATTCGCTCTACGACAAAACCTTCAGCAACGTGGAGGAAATCAAGGCGCGCAAGGGGCCGGTCATTGCCATCGCGACGGAGGGAGACGACCAAATCCGCCGCAAGGCCGACGACGTGATTTATCTGCCCGCCACCCTCGAATCGATCTTCCCGTTGCTGGCGACCATCCCGCTGCAATTGCTGGCCTACCACACCGCCGTGGCGCGGGGTTGCGATGTGGACAAGCCGCGCAATTTGGCCAAGAGTGTCACGGTTGAATGA
- a CDS encoding ABC transporter permease, translating to MRLFATLKIALRALRRNKLRTLLTMLGMIIGVGSVITSVSITNGARSQVEDQVASLGQNVITVFAGSFTAGGARGGWASAQSLSPEDAQVIKSQVDGVVAVSPEVRDRNQVLGNGLNWNTQVNGESPDYPQIRSWPVAEGAMFTDQDVRSMAKVAVIGKTVADELFPNEDPLGQTLRIRDIPFKIVGVLAEKGFNLFGQDQDDVVIIPYTSHMRRVSRRTYVNSILVQAVSAEAIPKVQEDITALLLDRRRNHEQDFTVRNQVELAEMATSTSRIMSVLLGAIASVSLVVGGIGIMNIMLVSVTERTREIGIRMAVGARGNDILIQFLVEAVTLSAIGGLAGIALGMGASQIVAKATEWPTLTPVSWIGIASLSAALVGVVSGFYPAWKASKLDPIEALRYE from the coding sequence ATGAGACTGTTCGCCACGCTCAAAATCGCCCTGCGCGCCCTGCGCCGGAACAAGCTGCGCACGTTGCTGACCATGCTGGGCATGATCATCGGCGTTGGCTCCGTCATCACCTCCGTGAGCATCACCAACGGCGCCCGCTCGCAGGTGGAAGACCAGGTGGCCAGCCTCGGGCAGAATGTCATCACGGTGTTTGCCGGCAGTTTCACCGCCGGCGGCGCCCGCGGCGGCTGGGCCAGCGCGCAGTCGCTTTCCCCGGAGGACGCGCAGGTCATCAAGAGCCAGGTGGACGGCGTGGTTGCGGTGAGTCCCGAGGTGCGGGACCGCAATCAGGTTCTCGGCAACGGACTGAACTGGAACACGCAGGTCAACGGGGAGTCGCCCGATTACCCGCAGATTCGCAGCTGGCCGGTGGCAGAGGGCGCGATGTTCACGGACCAGGACGTGCGCAGCATGGCCAAGGTGGCCGTCATCGGCAAAACCGTGGCCGACGAATTGTTTCCCAATGAAGACCCGCTCGGCCAGACGCTGCGCATTCGCGACATCCCGTTCAAGATCGTGGGGGTGCTCGCGGAGAAGGGCTTCAACCTGTTCGGACAGGATCAGGATGACGTGGTGATCATTCCCTACACCAGCCACATGCGCCGCGTGTCGCGCCGCACCTACGTCAACTCCATCCTCGTGCAGGCGGTTTCGGCGGAGGCAATTCCGAAGGTGCAGGAGGACATCACCGCCCTGCTGCTCGACCGCCGGCGCAACCACGAACAGGACTTCACCGTGCGCAACCAGGTGGAACTCGCTGAAATGGCCACGTCCACCTCGCGCATCATGTCGGTCCTGCTCGGCGCGATTGCCAGCGTGTCGCTCGTGGTCGGCGGCATCGGCATCATGAACATCATGCTCGTCAGCGTGACGGAACGGACACGGGAAATTGGCATCCGCATGGCCGTCGGCGCCCGGGGCAACGACATCCTGATACAATTCCTCGTCGAGGCGGTCACCTTGAGCGCCATCGGCGGGCTGGCCGGGATCGCGTTGGGCATGGGCGCCTCGCAGATTGTGGCCAAGGCCACCGAATGGCCCACGTTGACGCCCGTGTCGTGGATTGGCATCGCCTCGCTCTCCGCGGCGCTGGTGGGCGTGGTGTCCGGCTTCTATCCGGCCTGGAAGGCCTCGAAGCTCGATCCCATCGAAGCGTTGCGCTACGAATAG
- a CDS encoding ABC transporter ATP-binding protein produces MSNAVLKLEEVHRIYHTGEVKVHAVRGVNLDVGPGEFVAVMGASGSGKSTLMNMLGCLDRPSRGRYLLDGVDVSGLDRDALADLRNQKIGFVFQGFNLLSRTTALENVELPMFYRRDHLAGHHRHERAIQALDLVGLSARADHHPSQLSGGQQQRVAIARALVNQPAILLADEPTGNLDTQTSIEIMGVFQKLNDQGITIVMVTHEIDIAHYTKRMVVMRDGLVQSDRAVDRRLNAETELSRLHEEQKAVHLQP; encoded by the coding sequence ATGAGCAACGCGGTTCTGAAACTGGAGGAGGTGCACCGGATTTACCACACCGGCGAGGTGAAGGTGCATGCCGTGCGGGGCGTCAACCTCGACGTGGGCCCGGGCGAATTCGTCGCCGTCATGGGCGCCAGCGGCTCCGGGAAATCCACCCTGATGAACATGCTGGGCTGTCTCGACCGGCCTTCACGCGGCCGCTATCTGCTCGACGGCGTGGATGTTTCCGGGCTCGATCGCGATGCGCTGGCCGATTTGCGGAACCAGAAAATCGGCTTTGTGTTTCAGGGGTTCAACCTCCTTTCCCGCACCACGGCCCTCGAAAATGTCGAGCTGCCCATGTTTTACCGGCGGGATCATCTGGCCGGCCATCACCGCCACGAGCGGGCCATCCAGGCGCTGGACCTGGTCGGCCTGTCCGCCCGGGCGGACCACCATCCGAGCCAGCTCTCCGGCGGCCAGCAGCAGCGCGTGGCCATCGCCCGGGCGCTGGTGAACCAGCCGGCGATTCTGCTCGCCGACGAACCCACCGGCAATCTCGACACGCAGACCAGCATTGAAATCATGGGCGTGTTTCAAAAGCTCAACGACCAGGGCATTACCATCGTGATGGTGACGCACGAAATCGACATCGCGCATTATACCAAACGCATGGTGGTGATGCGCGACGGGCTCGTGCAAAGCGACCGCGCCGTGGACCGCCGGCTCAACGCGGAGACGGAATTGAGCCGCCTGCACGAGGAGCAAAAGGCCGTGCACCTCCAGCCATGA
- a CDS encoding DUF4861 family protein: MNPLPRLLALSFVATLPLVSHAALLTVTARNTLPFARTSQTIELTAAQLAPLGVKELDRVHVTDSAGHELVCQAVDTDYDAFHTADQVIFQADFGANETKTFTVSAGKKQEYTKDQFKAFGRFVRERFDDFAWENDRIAHRTYGHALETWEGEPLSSSTIDIWSKRTSRLVINDWYLTDHYHEDTGEGADFYSAGRTRGCGGNGLWAADQLWTARCFIHSRVLANGPIRVLFELDYAPFDVNGMSVSETKRITLDAGSQLDHFESIYKPYPGPGKTVTLTSGIGLKKVGGEATEADAGRGWMLSWQNMEKKAGQQGIAVIVDPAALEKQTQDKVNNLLLVKCTPQHTVSYWAGFCWDKAGQITSAAAWKQYVDEFAQGVASPLEVSIAEK; encoded by the coding sequence ATGAACCCGCTCCCCCGTCTGCTCGCCCTGTCGTTCGTGGCCACGCTCCCGCTGGTGAGCCATGCCGCCCTGCTCACGGTCACCGCCCGCAACACACTGCCATTCGCACGCACCAGTCAAACCATCGAACTAACCGCCGCGCAGCTCGCCCCGCTGGGCGTCAAGGAACTCGACCGCGTGCACGTCACGGACAGCGCCGGTCACGAGCTGGTGTGCCAGGCCGTGGACACGGATTACGACGCGTTTCACACGGCGGACCAGGTGATTTTCCAGGCTGACTTCGGCGCAAACGAGACGAAAACCTTCACCGTGTCGGCGGGCAAAAAGCAGGAATACACCAAGGACCAGTTCAAGGCCTTCGGCCGGTTTGTCCGCGAGCGCTTCGACGATTTTGCCTGGGAAAACGACCGCATCGCGCACCGCACCTACGGGCACGCGCTCGAAACGTGGGAAGGCGAACCGCTGTCCAGCAGCACGATCGACATCTGGTCCAAACGCACGTCACGCCTGGTCATCAACGACTGGTATCTCACCGACCACTACCACGAAGACACCGGCGAGGGCGCGGACTTCTATTCCGCCGGCCGCACGCGCGGCTGCGGCGGCAACGGCCTGTGGGCCGCCGACCAGCTTTGGACCGCGCGATGTTTCATCCACTCGCGCGTGCTGGCCAACGGCCCGATTCGCGTGCTGTTTGAGCTGGATTACGCCCCGTTCGACGTGAACGGCATGAGCGTTTCCGAAACGAAACGCATCACGCTGGATGCCGGTTCGCAGCTCGACCATTTCGAAAGCATTTACAAACCCTATCCCGGGCCGGGCAAAACCGTGACGCTGACCTCGGGCATCGGCCTCAAGAAAGTGGGCGGCGAAGCCACGGAGGCGGACGCCGGACGCGGCTGGATGCTGAGCTGGCAGAACATGGAGAAAAAAGCCGGCCAACAGGGCATCGCGGTCATCGTGGACCCCGCCGCTCTGGAAAAGCAGACGCAGGACAAGGTCAACAACCTGTTGCTCGTCAAATGCACCCCTCAACACACGGTTTCCTACTGGGCGGGCTTTTGCTGGGACAAGGCCGGCCAGATCACTTCCGCCGCCGCGTGGAAACAATACGTGGACGAATTTGCCCAAGGCGTGGCGTCACCGCTTGAGGTCAGCATTGCGGAGAAATAA
- a CDS encoding excinuclease ABC subunit UvrC: protein MTVTEQVRKKLADLPHRPGVYLMKDRFGTVIYVGKARDLRKRVMTYFQPSRRMGWDLKFRALTDAIHDLDVHVVRSEPEALLLESKLVKELQPKFNIDLRDDKRFLMLKVNLHDPIPRFSFTRLRTDDGSRYFGPFPNAGAIRNTLTLMRRQFNLRGCRPLTPGPQDYKHCLYGNLKWCTAPCIGNVTREQYLEQVQAACEFLDGQCEELSTQLETEMRKAAAAQQYEKAAELRDTITALKQSTARTTRFERTPWNLPVAVMPERDNLELARVLGLPAAPVRIEGFDISNISGTLKVASVVAFRNGRPDRVNYRRLRIKTVEGQDDFACIAEAVQRRYARLLKEGAERGPGQAAETEPDLEAKQAIVEELREMMANPREALEQLKAHEEAPASAARPAPRSALALPDLIVIDGGRGQLNAACAELKKLGLERIPIIGLAKEFEEIYRPGAALPLRLDQDNSALKLLQRIRDESHRVANSYNAQLRLKKISESLLDEFPGIGESRKAALLKKFGSLQRLRLASEEQIAEVPGFGGKIAAELKAFLVARLTQPITPDDTAKQAGG, encoded by the coding sequence ATGACCGTGACCGAACAGGTGCGAAAAAAGCTGGCGGACCTGCCGCATCGACCGGGCGTTTACCTGATGAAGGACCGCTTCGGCACGGTGATCTATGTCGGCAAGGCCCGCGACCTGCGCAAGCGGGTGATGACGTATTTCCAGCCGTCGCGACGCATGGGATGGGATTTGAAATTTCGCGCGCTGACCGACGCCATCCACGACCTCGACGTGCATGTCGTCCGCAGCGAACCGGAGGCGCTGCTGCTCGAAAGCAAACTCGTCAAGGAGCTCCAGCCCAAATTCAACATCGACCTGCGCGACGACAAACGCTTCCTGATGTTGAAGGTGAACCTGCACGATCCAATCCCGCGCTTTTCCTTCACGCGCCTCCGCACCGACGACGGCTCGCGTTATTTCGGGCCGTTTCCGAACGCGGGCGCCATCCGCAACACGCTGACGTTGATGCGGCGGCAGTTCAATCTGCGCGGCTGCCGGCCGCTTACGCCCGGACCGCAGGACTACAAACACTGCCTCTACGGCAACCTCAAGTGGTGCACCGCACCATGCATCGGCAACGTGACGCGCGAACAATATCTGGAACAAGTGCAGGCGGCGTGTGAGTTCCTCGACGGCCAGTGCGAGGAATTGAGCACGCAACTCGAAACCGAAATGCGCAAGGCCGCCGCCGCGCAGCAATACGAAAAAGCCGCCGAACTGCGCGACACCATCACCGCCCTCAAGCAGTCCACCGCGCGGACCACGCGCTTTGAGCGGACGCCTTGGAATCTGCCGGTCGCCGTCATGCCCGAGCGCGACAATCTGGAACTCGCCCGGGTGCTCGGCCTGCCCGCGGCGCCCGTGCGCATCGAGGGCTTCGACATTTCCAACATCAGCGGCACGCTCAAGGTCGCCAGCGTGGTCGCCTTCCGCAACGGCCGGCCGGATCGCGTCAACTACCGCCGCCTGCGCATCAAGACGGTCGAAGGCCAGGACGACTTCGCGTGCATTGCGGAAGCGGTCCAGCGCCGCTATGCACGGCTGCTCAAGGAAGGCGCGGAACGCGGCCCCGGCCAGGCGGCGGAAACGGAGCCCGATCTTGAAGCGAAGCAGGCCATCGTCGAGGAACTCCGCGAAATGATGGCCAATCCGCGCGAGGCCCTCGAACAACTCAAAGCCCACGAGGAAGCGCCGGCCAGCGCGGCGCGTCCGGCCCCGCGTTCGGCCCTCGCCCTGCCCGACTTGATCGTGATTGACGGCGGCAGGGGGCAGCTCAACGCGGCCTGCGCGGAGTTGAAGAAGCTCGGGCTGGAGCGCATTCCCATCATCGGCCTCGCCAAGGAATTCGAGGAGATTTACCGCCCCGGCGCGGCCCTGCCGCTGCGGCTGGACCAGGACAACAGCGCGCTCAAGCTGCTCCAGCGCATCCGCGACGAATCGCATCGCGTGGCCAACAGCTACAACGCGCAACTGCGCTTGAAGAAAATTTCCGAGAGCCTGCTGGACGAGTTCCCGGGCATCGGTGAATCACGCAAGGCGGCGTTGCTCAAGAAGTTTGGTTCGCTGCAACGGCTGCGGCTGGCGAGCGAGGAACAAATCGCCGAAGTGCCGGGCTTCGGCGGCAAGATCGCCGCCGAACTGAAGGCCTTTCTCGTCGCGCGGCTGACCCAGCCCATCACGCCGGACGACACGGCCAAGCAGGCCGGCGGTTAA
- a CDS encoding GNAT family N-acetyltransferase, translating into MDFVCQNLRLELARPNLNGLPEVQPPPGYSLRWFCPGDAAHWLRIHHDADPFNEITPVLFTHEFGTDFKHLARCQCYLQDAAGRVIGTGTAWSAPERLGGPWGRVFWLAIMRHYQGLGLSKPLLAAVCHRLRELGFDRACVVTSTGRLPAINLYLQFGFQPEIHSPAEQETWDKVLARLKSTGRLHETAAAA; encoded by the coding sequence ATGGATTTTGTCTGTCAGAATCTCCGGTTGGAACTCGCCCGTCCAAACTTGAACGGCCTGCCGGAAGTGCAACCTCCGCCGGGCTACTCGCTCCGCTGGTTTTGCCCGGGCGACGCCGCCCACTGGCTGCGCATCCATCACGACGCCGATCCGTTCAACGAAATTACTCCGGTGCTCTTTACGCACGAGTTCGGCACGGACTTCAAGCATCTGGCGCGCTGCCAGTGCTACTTGCAGGACGCCGCGGGCCGGGTCATTGGCACCGGCACGGCCTGGTCGGCCCCGGAGCGGCTGGGCGGCCCGTGGGGCCGCGTCTTCTGGCTGGCCATCATGCGTCATTATCAGGGACTTGGCTTGAGCAAACCGCTGCTCGCGGCGGTATGTCATCGGCTGCGCGAGCTGGGATTCGACCGGGCCTGCGTGGTGACCTCGACCGGCCGCCTGCCTGCCATCAACCTCTATCTACAATTCGGCTTTCAGCCCGAAATCCATTCCCCGGCCGAGCAGGAGACGTGGGACAAAGTATTGGCCCGGTTAAAATCCACTGGCCGCCTGCATGAAACGGCCGCCGCGGCCTGA
- a CDS encoding efflux RND transporter periplasmic adaptor subunit, whose product MSTSSSRWGGRLLLALVVVGAVLAGLWFWKRPREAAVEYQTAAVTRGDVVQVVTATGQLNPVTNVTVGSQISGIIQKLGADFNTRVKSGDVIAQLDPATYQANVASAQGDLANANASLELAQVNFRRSDELFKSHLISQSDYDNAVASLHQAQAQVQIKEAALQRAKVDLSRCTIYAPVDGIVISRSVDVGQTVAASLSAPTLFVIANDLSKMQIDANVAEADVGGVEVGQDVDFTVDAFPYRTFHGKVTQVRNAPTTVQNVVTYDAVIGVDNADLKLKPGMTANVSIIIARRENALKIPNSALRFRLPETGGGGRTNGMAMAPAAGGRGAGGAGAAGAASAGHGRGKGEHTGRRTIYVLPVAGAGHEESVKPVAVQIKTGIGDGIYTEVVEGLKEGDEVVTGSSAPSAARANGANPFGMQRRRF is encoded by the coding sequence ATGAGCACAAGTTCATCTCGTTGGGGCGGCCGGCTGCTGCTGGCGCTGGTGGTGGTGGGAGCGGTTCTGGCCGGACTTTGGTTTTGGAAGCGCCCGCGCGAGGCCGCGGTTGAATATCAAACCGCGGCGGTCACGCGGGGCGACGTCGTGCAGGTGGTCACCGCGACCGGCCAGTTGAATCCCGTCACGAACGTCACCGTTGGCAGCCAGATTTCCGGCATCATTCAGAAGCTCGGCGCGGACTTCAACACGCGCGTCAAATCCGGTGATGTCATCGCCCAGCTCGACCCGGCCACGTATCAGGCCAACGTCGCTTCGGCACAGGGTGATCTCGCCAACGCCAATGCCAGCCTCGAACTGGCGCAGGTCAACTTTCGCCGCTCCGACGAGCTGTTCAAGAGCCATCTGATTTCCCAGTCGGATTACGACAATGCCGTGGCCTCGTTGCATCAGGCCCAGGCCCAGGTGCAAATCAAGGAGGCCGCGTTGCAGCGCGCCAAGGTGGACCTCTCGCGTTGCACGATTTACGCGCCGGTGGATGGCATCGTGATCTCGCGCAGCGTGGATGTGGGACAGACCGTGGCCGCCAGCTTGAGTGCGCCGACGCTGTTCGTCATTGCCAACGACCTCAGCAAAATGCAAATCGACGCGAACGTTGCCGAAGCGGACGTCGGCGGCGTGGAGGTTGGACAGGATGTGGATTTCACGGTGGACGCCTTTCCGTATCGGACCTTTCACGGGAAGGTCACTCAAGTGCGCAACGCGCCGACGACGGTCCAGAACGTGGTCACCTACGACGCGGTCATCGGCGTGGACAATGCCGACTTGAAGTTAAAACCCGGCATGACGGCGAACGTGTCCATCATCATTGCCAGGCGCGAGAATGCCCTGAAGATTCCCAATTCGGCCCTGCGTTTTCGCCTGCCGGAAACCGGTGGCGGCGGAAGGACCAACGGCATGGCCATGGCGCCTGCTGCGGGTGGCCGCGGGGCCGGTGGCGCGGGAGCGGCTGGCGCAGCCAGCGCCGGGCACGGTCGCGGCAAGGGCGAACACACCGGTCGCCGCACCATTTATGTGCTGCCCGTCGCGGGCGCCGGCCACGAAGAGTCCGTGAAACCGGTGGCCGTGCAAATCAAGACGGGCATTGGCGACGGCATATACACTGAAGTGGTGGAGGGGCTGAAAGAAGGCGATGAGGTCGTGACGGGCAGTTCGGCCCCCAGCGCGGCGCGCGCGAACGGGGCGAATCCCTTCGGCATGCAACGCCGGCGCTTCTGA